GGATACTTTCCGATCCGCTGCACCCCCCGCGCCCCCAACAATCGATAGTGGGTCCCTTCGTGCGACAGGTTATATCTGGGAAGGTAGTAGAGTGTGACGGTGCTGCCGCGCCATTTCGATCGGACTGCGACATTAACAGTGCTCTTCCCGTCGTACACTGCCTGGACAACAGGCGGCCTATCTACAGGAACAATGTTCAAGTTTATCGGAGGAGCTGCAACATGATTCGGTAAGGTCTCAACCACGCCTGCGGGAAATTGTTGTCCTGCCTGTGCAGCCGTGTTTGCTTGTGTACATCCGCTCGCTGCGAGACTCAACACCACAATGGTGAGTGTTCCGTACCACGCTTTTTGCATCTGCTCACCCCAGGTCCATTTGATACATCTAGGGTGCCCTTGCCAAAATCATGTATTCACTCCAAACCTCGGCTGCTGTGCGCCTTATTGCGCGCTGATGAGATTAAGGTGCAAGGTGTCGAGTCCAAAGCTGTTTAGAAGAGCCTGATTGGCGAGTTGCTGACTCCACTCCACCCACGTTTTGTGCCCGTTGTGAGTCACCCACTCACCGTGATGAGCAACAACCTGCTGCCACTGGGGCGTCAAATCACGAAGATAACTGCCTGCGATGGCCATGGAACGCAGTTCTGACCAGCCCATCCACTTGTGATTCGACCAAGCACCTCCTGCAGCATAGATATGTGCCCAGTACGCATCAAGCTGATTTAACTCGCGATGTTGGAGGCGCTGATATACTGACCGTCCACTCTCATACGCAGCCAACCCGAAAATCGAGTCGCGCGTCGAAAGCGCGGATACGCCGGACCATTCACTGCCCGTGTTGTCATAATTAAATCCGCCGCTCTTCGCATCGTAGAATGACAACAAGGCAGACACGGGGTTTCCACCCTGTTTACTGCTCCAACTGGTGGCTTGCACGCCAACGCTGGCAAGCGCATCAATCGTGACGCCTGTCGAATCGGAATTACTTGTCGTACTGCCATTTTCAAGACCACCGTCAGCGGCTTGCTGCGTCTTCAAGTATTGAAGTGCAGCCGCAACCGGTGCACTGTCTTTCGTAAAACCTAATAACCTTAAGGCGACAACCGCGGCTGCCGTATCGTCTGCATCGCTCGTGCTGTATGTAGCCGAATACCCAAAGCCTCCGTCTTTATTCTGATGGTTGATGAGCCACATCGTTGCCGCTGCCCTGTTATATGACGCACCCCCAGCATCCTCTAGCGCGATAATCGTCCACGCCTGGTTGTTGATAAGGCTTGCACCTGTGCCATCGATGTTGTCGGAAAATTTTCCCTCGTTCGTCCCACTTGCGAATTGCGTTGCTGCCAGCTTTGCCACCAGATTGACCCCATCAAATGAGTGCGGGTCTTGCCCATCCGCTAGAATGCCGAGAATAGCGCGCGCGTAGTCAGTACTCGTCTTGAGAGTGCCGAGGTATGTCTTCGGAAAAGCGACATTTGCAAACTGACCGGTAGCTGCGTACTGTGCGACGGCGGTCCAATCAGGCATCGACGCAACTCCGTTCTTGCCCATCCAGGCGACAGCCGTGTTGGTGTCGCTCTTCACCACAGAAGGTGTTACAGCGGTAGGTGATGACTGTGCAGCAAACGCAACCGGAACAAAAGTACCAAGTGCAATCGTCGCTGCCGCCAAAGAAACCCTCAGTGGCGTTCCATTCACCTGCATTCCGTTCATCTGCCTTCCGTACATCTGTGTTCGATTCATTTCTAATCCTCTCCCTTAAAATAAATTGTCGCACTCACACACATACACACGCACTCACTCACGCATTTACGCATTTACGCATTTACGCATTTACGCATTTACGCATTTACTCACTCACTCACTCACGCATTTACGCACTCACACGGGTCACAGTCATGCGCTTGCGAAAACGCGTAAGAACCGTGTCAACTTGTTTACCAATCAGAAGTAACAAGGCCCCCGTCGTCACGGCGTGGAGCGTGTCGAACCAAAAACTCGCGATGCAAAGAAGCCAATATGTGTGGAAACTGACGGCAGTGCCGCCAAGGAGGAGCCAAGTGTTCATAATCCAGCCAAACAGATATCCCCAGACAATGCCGTAAACGGCCATCAGGCTCTTGCTGTAGCGATTGACCACATGTCGCAACAAACCACTCGTGATGCCTGCGAGTCCCCAGGCCACCACGTGCCAGGGTGTCCACCCCCCTTCGCCGAGAAATAAGTCCGATCCGACAGCCGTAAACACCCCAACCGCCGCCCCCACCACAGGACCAAACGCATACCCGCTGGCAATCACCAAGAAAGTCGCAGGCTGAACTCCAGGGACGCCCTGCACTGCCGTTCTGCCAACCGCTCCAAGCGCGGACAGGGTTGCGACCAGGGCAATGTGTTTTGCGTCGGCAGCAAAGTGCTCATACCACTCGAGCAATGCATATATGCCGAGAGCGAGGACAATCACCAGCTCGGCCCACCACGGAAAGCGAAGCCATGTGCAGACGCCCACACTGAGAATGGCGAGTGTCAAAAGGAGCGCAGCCAAGTGTCTGCGGTTCACTTTGCCCACCCCTTCTGTATCGCATCGGAAAGCGAGAGCACCGTGTCGTCAAATCCGCGGAACACACGAGCCACCGGCGGAGAGAAATACAGAGCCTTTGCAAATACTTGTCTGGCGCCCCCTTCAAGGCTCGATTGACCGCCAAAGAGGAAAATCACGTGCTCTGCCACGTCTGCGATGAGTTCCATGTCGTGTGAAACCACCAGGATGGTCACACCCTGTCCGGTCAACATTTGCAGGAGTTCGCCCACGCGCTCTTTCTGCTGTGCGTCAAGTCCCCGTGTCGGTTCGTCAAGCAGCAGAACCGTTGGTTCGTCCATCAGCACACTCGCAATCGCCACCCGCATCTGTTCGCCCCCAGACAAGTCGCGTGGCGCACGAGACAACAAGTCCCCCATGGCAAGGTCATGGACGACGCTCTGCGTGCGGGCTTCAATCTCCGTTTCAGATCTGCGCTGCAATTTGAGGCCCAGTCGCAATTCGTCTCGAACCGTCAACTGACTGAAAAGGTCTGACGGCTTCTGCGGCAAATACCCTACCCGGACGTCACGATTGTGAAACACTACCCGTCCTCGTCCAGGTTTGATGAGCCCTGCGAGTAGGCGTAGCAGTGTGGATTTGCCCGATCCGTTCGGGCCGATGACTGCCGTCACCGCACCTCCCGGGACCGTGAGTGAACACTCACGGAGCGCGGGTTTGTCAGCCCGAGGATAGACGACCGTGACCTTGTCGACAGTGATAAGTGGCAAAACGTCCTTTGACGCAGCGGGGTGCTTCTCTGGGGGAGTGGTATCCTTTTGTTGAACGCATCCAGATTTGCCCTCGCCAGCGGATGTTTCTAGATACCGCCTACCTTCACGGACAGATAAAATGGGAGCATCCAACTCCGGAAACAGCCTCGAAAGACTCGGGGCTTGTCTCCTCTGGTGAAGTCCTATCCACCCTGCCGCTTGCCGCGCCGTTCCCGAGAACTTGACTTGTCCACCGTCGAGGTAAACCACTCTATCGGCCAGCGAATACGCCGCATCCAGTCGGTGCTCCGAGAGTATGATTGTCATGCCAAAATCATGTTGGAGTCGTCGCAGGCGGTCGAGGAGGTCTTGACTTGCGAGCGGATCGAGCTGTGACGTCGCTTCATCAAGCAAGAGAACCTTCGGTTGATGGACCAACGCTGCAGCGAGTGCAAGCCGCTGCCGTTCGCCGCCAGACAGCTCACTCGTGGAGCGATGTGCTGCCTCCGACAGCCCAACCAACTCCAGGGCCTCGGCAACCCGCCATGGCATATCTGCTTCGCTCGTGCCAAGGTTCTCAAGCGCAAAGGCCACCTCTCTGTCCGCTGCAAAGTAGACCGACTGCGCCTCTGGGTCTTGGCCTACAAACCCGATGGTTTGAAGCCGTGTTGCCGCATTCATCTCATGAACGGGGGTCCCTGCAACAGTGACCGTACCTGCAATCGTGCCACCGTAAAACTCCGGGCACGCGCCAATGATGGTCTTGAGGAGGGTTGATTTGCCCGACCCTGTGATGCCTTGCAAAACCACCCACTCGCCCGCATCCACGGTCAGTGAGACTTCTCGCAGGGCCTTGGTTTCTGCACCGCCATACGTATAACTAAGGTCATGCACTGTGAGGATTGGCACGGCGGTTCCCTCCCATCCAGATGATCATCGAAAACACAAACGCCACATCGAAGCTAAAAAGCCAGCGCCATGCCCCAGTCTGCGTGACGATGGACATGCCGAGAGACGTGCCGAGCATAAACCCGGCGATGTCTGCTGCGACAAATCCAACAAGGAGCCAGGTGTCCGGTTGCGTCCAGTGGGGACGTCGATAGAATGATCTCGCTCTACTCCCGTAACCCCGGGTGTGCATGCTCTCCGCGAGAGACCAGGACCGCTCGAGTGCATTCATCAGCAGGGCCTGTAAAACGGCCCCCGTTGCACGAAGCCTCGTCAACCACGAAGCGTTTCCTGATATCTGTCCGCGAACCCAGACATACTCTCGCAGTCTGCTGTACTCCTGTTGCATCAGCGGCAAAAAGTTCATCATCATCGAGATGGTCAACCCTGCACGGGCAAACCTTCGGCCCAGCCAAACAATCACATCATCCGGTTGAATGAGATGAACGACCGCCATCACGCCAAGCAAGACGGACCACAACCGGAGCCCGTTCACAATGCTGTCAATGAGGCTCTTCGTGCTTAGTGCGAGCGTACCGAACGCAGGTATCGTCGGGCCTTGCCACAGCAACTTTCCGCCATCAACCGAGGCCGTGAGGGTCGCCTGAACGACAACATAGATGACCATGATAGGCAGTGAGAA
The Alicyclobacillus curvatus genome window above contains:
- a CDS encoding ABC transporter ATP-binding protein, giving the protein MPILTVHDLSYTYGGAETKALREVSLTVDAGEWVVLQGITGSGKSTLLKTIIGACPEFYGGTIAGTVTVAGTPVHEMNAATRLQTIGFVGQDPEAQSVYFAADREVAFALENLGTSEADMPWRVAEALELVGLSEAAHRSTSELSGGERQRLALAAALVHQPKVLLLDEATSQLDPLASQDLLDRLRRLQHDFGMTIILSEHRLDAAYSLADRVVYLDGGQVKFSGTARQAAGWIGLHQRRQAPSLSRLFPELDAPILSVREGRRYLETSAGEGKSGCVQQKDTTPPEKHPAASKDVLPLITVDKVTVVYPRADKPALRECSLTVPGGAVTAVIGPNGSGKSTLLRLLAGLIKPGRGRVVFHNRDVRVGYLPQKPSDLFSQLTVRDELRLGLKLQRRSETEIEARTQSVVHDLAMGDLLSRAPRDLSGGEQMRVAIASVLMDEPTVLLLDEPTRGLDAQQKERVGELLQMLTGQGVTILVVSHDMELIADVAEHVIFLFGGQSSLEGGARQVFAKALYFSPPVARVFRGFDDTVLSLSDAIQKGWAK
- a CDS encoding ECF transporter S component, with amino-acid sequence MNRRHLAALLLTLAILSVGVCTWLRFPWWAELVIVLALGIYALLEWYEHFAADAKHIALVATLSALGAVGRTAVQGVPGVQPATFLVIASGYAFGPVVGAAVGVFTAVGSDLFLGEGGWTPWHVVAWGLAGITSGLLRHVVNRYSKSLMAVYGIVWGYLFGWIMNTWLLLGGTAVSFHTYWLLCIASFWFDTLHAVTTGALLLLIGKQVDTVLTRFRKRMTVTRVSA